One Nocardia huaxiensis genomic window, TCTTCATGGGTGACACCGGTTCGCTGGCGCTGGGCGGTCTGCTGGCGGGCCTGTCCATCACCACGCACACCGAACTGCTGATGATCGTGATCGGCGCGCTGTTCGTGGCCGAGGCGGCGTCGGTGGTGCTGCAGGTGGCGGTGTTCCGCACCACGCGGAACCGATTGTTCAAGATGGCCCCGTTCCACCATCACTTCGAATTGAGTGGCTGGGCCGAAACGACGGTGATCATACGGTTCTGGTTGCTGGCCGGTATGGCCTCGGCAATCGGGCTGGGCCTGTTCTACAGCGAATACCTTTCTGCGGTCGGGTGATTGGGCGATGGTCGAACATTCTCCGAGGGTCCTGCGTTCGCCGGGCCCCATGTTGGAATTCCTGCGTGGACGTGACGTCCTGGTCGCCGGTTGGGGGGTGTCCGGGCGCTCGCTGATCGAGCCGCTCAAGGACATCGGCGCCCGCCCGGTGGTCACCGACGCCGGCGCCAAGGCGATGGCCGAGGCCGCCGAACTCGGCTTGGACACAGCCACTTCCGCGGATCTGCTGGAACCCGAAGCGCTGCAACGCTTCGCGCTGGTGATCACCAGCCCGGGCTGGCGGCCGGACTCGCCGGTGCTGGCTTCGGCTGTGACCGAAGGCATTCCGGTGTGGGGTGACGTCGAGTTCGCGTGGTGGGTGGATCAGGCGCGCATCTACGGGCCGGTCCGCAAGTGGCTGGTGATCACCGGCACGAACGGCAAGACCACCACCACGCAGATGACGCACTCGATTCTGCGCGCGGCCGGAATCCCCTCCGTGGCTTGCGGAAACATCGGCCTGCCGATCCTGGACGCGCTGCGCCGCAATCCGGGTCCGCAGATCCTGGCGGTGGAACTCTCGTCGTTCCAACTGCATTGGGCTCCGTCGGTGCGCCCCGAGGCGGGCGTGGTGCTGAATGTGGCCGAGGATCACCTGGATTGGCACGGCGGGCTCGACGCCTACGCCGCCGCCAAGGCGCGGGCGCTCACCGGCCGGGTCGGCGTGGTCGGACTCGACGACGCCGTGGCGTCGGCGCTGGCGCGAAAGTCCAAGGCGCGCCGCACCGTCGGCTTCCGCATCGGCGTCCCCGCCGACGGCGAACTCGGCGTGGTGGACGGCAAGCTGCTGGACCGCGCCTTCACCAAGGCCGCCATTCTGGCCGAGGTCGGCGATATCAGCCCGCAGGGCCCGGCCGGTGTGGCCGACGCGCTCGCGGCGGCCGCACTCACCCGATCCATCGATGTGGCCCCGCAATTCGTGAAGGAAGGGCTCCAGGAGCACAAGGTGGGCCCGCATCGCGCGGCCCATGTGCGCGAGCTGCTGGGCGTCGAATTCATCGACGACTCCAAGGCCACCAACCCGCACGCGGCCCGTTCCTCGATCCTGGCGCACCCCAATGTGATCTGGGTGGCCGGTGGTCAGCTCAAGGGTGCGAGCGTCGAGGATCTGGTCGAAGAGGTTCGCGAGCATCTGGTCGCCGCCGTGGTTTTCGGCGTCGACGCGCCCGTGATCGCCGCCGCACTGGCGCGACACGCGCCGGATGTCCCGGTCGTGGAGCTGTCTTCGGGGGACGATCAAGGAATGGGTGACCCCTTCACCTCCGAAATCGAGCCCGACGCGGTGATGGCGAGGGCGGTCCGCGTGGCCGCCGGCTTCGCGCACCGCGGCGACACCGTGCTGCTGGCCCCGGCCGCCGCCTCGCTCGATATGTTCGCGGACTACACCCATCGCGGGCGTAGTTTCGCGGCGGCGGTGCAGGCCCTGGACGAAAAGGACATCGGGAGAACGGAATGACGGCGCCGCGGCGCGCCGGGACGCAGGCTCCCCGGCAGACGGGGAAGCCGGCGGCCGGGTCCGGGTCGCAGCGCCGGGCGGGCGCCGAATGGTTCGCCGCGTGGCTGGCCCGCCCGCTGGCCTCGTTCCATCTCGTGGTCACCATCGCGGTGCTGCTCACCGTGCTCGGGCTGGTCATGGTGCTCTCGGCCTCCAGCGTCGAGTCCTATGCCGACGGCCAGTCCGCCTACAAGCTGTTCATCCAGCAGGCGCTGATGGCCATGTTCGGCGCGGTGCTGTTCTACATCGCGCTGCGGATCCCGCTGCGGCTGATGCGGCAGCTGTCGTTCCCGGTGTTCGTGCTGTCGGTGATCGCGCTGGTGCTGGTGCTCATTCCGGGCATCGGTTCGGAGGTGCAGGGTTCGCGGCGCTGGTTCGACCTCGGCGTCATCTCGGTGCAGCCGTCGGAGATCGTGAAAGTGACCCTGGTGGTGTGGGGTTCGCATCTGCTGGCCTCGCGGCAGGCCGAGAAGGCCGGGTACCGCGACATTCTCATGCCGCTGGTGCCCGCGGGTCTGATCGTCTGCTTCCTGGTCGTGCTCGAGCCCAACCTGTCCACCACCATCGCACTGGGCATCGTGCTGTCCTCGCTGCTGTGGTTCGGCGGGCTGCCGCTGCGCATGTTCGTCACCATCGCGGTGTCGGGCGCGGTGGCGGCGGCCATTCTGGCGCTGTCGGCGGGCTATCGCTCCGACCGCATGCGCGCGTTCTTCAATCCGGGCGAGGATCCGCAGGGCATCGGCTACCAGTCCCGGCAGGCGCTGTATTCGCTTGCCGACGGCGGCATCTGGGGCCGCGGGCTGGGCCAGTCGCGCGCCAAGTGGAGCTACCTGCCGAACGCACACAACGATTTCATCTTCGCGATCATCGGCGAGGAACTAGGGTTTCTCGGATGTGCGCTGGTGCTGGGGCTTTTCGCGCTGTTCGTGTACACCGGCCTGCGCATCGCGACCCGGTCGGTCGACCCGTTCCTGCGGCTGCTGACCGCCTCGGCCACCACGTGGATCACCGGCCAGGCGCTCATCAATGTCGGCTATGTGGTGGGTCTGCTGCCGGTGACCGGCCTGCAGCTGCCGCTGGTGTCGGCGGGTGGTTCGTCGCTGGCCATCACCCTGCTCATGTTCGGCATCGTCGCCAATGCCGCCCGGCACGAACCGGAGGCGGTGGCGGCCCTGCACGCGGGTCGTGACGGCCGGGTCAGCCGCATGCTGCGACTGCCCAAACCGGAGATGTACTCACCGGGCCGGGCGCAGGCCGCACGCAAGCGGTCGGCCGCGAAATCCGCCAACGGCAAGGCCTCGCGGCAGAATGGTGCACGACGGTCGCT contains:
- the ftsW gene encoding putative lipid II flippase FtsW; this encodes MTAPRRAGTQAPRQTGKPAAGSGSQRRAGAEWFAAWLARPLASFHLVVTIAVLLTVLGLVMVLSASSVESYADGQSAYKLFIQQALMAMFGAVLFYIALRIPLRLMRQLSFPVFVLSVIALVLVLIPGIGSEVQGSRRWFDLGVISVQPSEIVKVTLVVWGSHLLASRQAEKAGYRDILMPLVPAGLIVCFLVVLEPNLSTTIALGIVLSSLLWFGGLPLRMFVTIAVSGAVAAAILALSAGYRSDRMRAFFNPGEDPQGIGYQSRQALYSLADGGIWGRGLGQSRAKWSYLPNAHNDFIFAIIGEELGFLGCALVLGLFALFVYTGLRIATRSVDPFLRLLTASATTWITGQALINVGYVVGLLPVTGLQLPLVSAGGSSLAITLLMFGIVANAARHEPEAVAALHAGRDGRVSRMLRLPKPEMYSPGRAQAARKRSAAKSANGKASRQNGARRSLPPAKAGRGGSDAPARRSIDSASARRSSRSTESWRSTRAWEPSYPMKHARERGDSR
- the murD gene encoding UDP-N-acetylmuramoyl-L-alanine--D-glutamate ligase gives rise to the protein MLEFLRGRDVLVAGWGVSGRSLIEPLKDIGARPVVTDAGAKAMAEAAELGLDTATSADLLEPEALQRFALVITSPGWRPDSPVLASAVTEGIPVWGDVEFAWWVDQARIYGPVRKWLVITGTNGKTTTTQMTHSILRAAGIPSVACGNIGLPILDALRRNPGPQILAVELSSFQLHWAPSVRPEAGVVLNVAEDHLDWHGGLDAYAAAKARALTGRVGVVGLDDAVASALARKSKARRTVGFRIGVPADGELGVVDGKLLDRAFTKAAILAEVGDISPQGPAGVADALAAAALTRSIDVAPQFVKEGLQEHKVGPHRAAHVRELLGVEFIDDSKATNPHAARSSILAHPNVIWVAGGQLKGASVEDLVEEVREHLVAAVVFGVDAPVIAAALARHAPDVPVVELSSGDDQGMGDPFTSEIEPDAVMARAVRVAAGFAHRGDTVLLAPAAASLDMFADYTHRGRSFAAAVQALDEKDIGRTE